From a single Gimesia fumaroli genomic region:
- a CDS encoding vWA domain-containing protein yields the protein MSVSRFGISMFVWAASAVLWCAPESFAESQVPEISNIGQILSYQNSEGEHYYALQLKADRLPASAHSGKQIAILFDTSASQVGEHRTQALDVLKSLLGELPNDSTIALYAVDVQCTPFVNQFVTPQSSQAKLAVESLTSRAPLGATDLSRALKTVMQGLQKEQPRSIVYIGDGMSSARLISLPEMAALTRQLATQHIPVHSYAVGPQKDLQLLGTLGVYTGGVVLTDRAEGEQDRPVIVGKELAKAIQAPVFFPDSIQLSDKNLELDTSRALPVRTDRETIYLARGDLSGRLSVELSSRNLNGVWKFNVPVAQAVNSFLAVPWANYEQGQELGVAFAGQRMMNLARTTHEEQMAQLEFAGTRAIRSGNFEQAAKFGNLLQQLDPGNSRGDSLLKLSNKFKQDQLAQADTKQPAADAKTEPKTKGDPQPPISDSISKVEQLRQIKGAQMKIEVSNAIEEARQTSAENPNGALGLLKRTLNFVKSTSDIDIDLRQQLERRLNNMMVDVRSQMEVAETRRIRQQQQLAQLEQQKRLVDQVLLEDEKLEQLIDRVRSLIQDGKHGNSDAYEEAEAVSRVAVDMEPGNGPATAALFTSEAAGQLDKVFRMRSLRADRFLETLYQVELSHVPFPDEPPIRWPAAPVWTALTERRKQWAAVDLHRNSPAEQRIFEELQKETEANFPDIPLSEVMTYFAELHNITILINSNDLGEEGLTPDEPVNVSLSGIKLKSALNIILKPIGLTYVIEDEVMKITTILKADEIYSTRVYPVADLVISVSAQQSSVGSSQGGFGGQQGGIGGQQGGGGFGGGGQGGFGGGGQGGGGQGFFNIAPEFLMMNGANAQQKQPAVKKVQAKADKKVIKPINDPEMKSILDDILGEADSKESKAQFQVEDNPFRFDNRTIEQLKKKPETAK from the coding sequence ATGTCAGTATCCAGATTTGGAATTTCAATGTTTGTTTGGGCCGCATCAGCCGTATTGTGGTGTGCCCCGGAAAGCTTCGCTGAAAGCCAAGTTCCAGAAATATCAAACATCGGCCAGATCCTCAGTTATCAAAACAGTGAAGGCGAGCATTATTATGCTCTGCAGTTAAAGGCAGATCGTTTGCCAGCCTCTGCTCATTCCGGAAAGCAGATTGCGATCCTGTTTGATACATCAGCGAGTCAGGTAGGCGAGCACCGAACGCAGGCTTTGGATGTCTTGAAGTCTTTGCTGGGTGAGCTCCCCAATGATTCTACGATTGCCCTTTATGCAGTTGATGTGCAATGCACGCCTTTTGTGAATCAGTTTGTGACACCGCAAAGCAGCCAGGCGAAGCTTGCTGTCGAATCTTTAACTTCACGGGCTCCTTTGGGGGCAACAGATCTGTCTCGGGCATTGAAAACCGTGATGCAGGGTCTTCAGAAAGAACAGCCACGCTCGATCGTTTATATTGGCGATGGAATGAGTTCTGCCAGGTTAATTTCTCTCCCGGAAATGGCAGCACTCACTCGTCAGCTGGCAACGCAACACATTCCCGTTCACAGTTACGCCGTTGGTCCTCAGAAAGATTTACAACTGTTGGGAACCTTAGGCGTCTACACTGGTGGCGTTGTTCTGACTGACAGAGCAGAGGGTGAACAGGATCGTCCTGTTATTGTTGGAAAAGAACTGGCCAAAGCAATTCAAGCTCCTGTATTCTTCCCAGACTCAATTCAGCTCTCAGATAAAAACTTAGAATTAGACACATCACGTGCTCTGCCTGTTCGGACAGACCGTGAAACCATTTATCTTGCCAGAGGCGATCTCAGTGGTCGACTCAGTGTAGAATTGAGCAGCCGGAATTTGAATGGCGTCTGGAAATTTAATGTTCCGGTGGCACAGGCCGTAAACAGCTTTCTGGCTGTTCCCTGGGCGAATTATGAACAGGGACAGGAACTGGGAGTTGCATTCGCCGGACAGCGAATGATGAATCTGGCTCGGACTACCCATGAAGAGCAGATGGCTCAACTGGAATTCGCAGGAACACGTGCAATTCGCAGTGGTAACTTTGAGCAGGCTGCCAAATTTGGAAATCTGCTGCAGCAGCTTGATCCCGGAAATTCCCGTGGTGACTCACTGCTGAAATTATCAAATAAATTTAAACAGGATCAGCTGGCACAAGCAGACACCAAGCAGCCAGCTGCTGATGCAAAAACAGAGCCGAAAACCAAGGGAGATCCTCAGCCTCCGATCAGCGACTCCATCAGTAAAGTGGAGCAGTTGCGTCAGATCAAGGGAGCCCAGATGAAGATCGAGGTTTCCAACGCCATCGAAGAGGCACGTCAGACATCTGCAGAAAATCCCAATGGAGCACTTGGTTTATTAAAGCGAACTCTGAATTTTGTTAAATCCACATCGGATATTGATATTGATCTGCGTCAGCAACTGGAACGTCGCCTGAATAATATGATGGTTGATGTTCGCAGTCAGATGGAAGTTGCTGAAACACGCCGGATTCGCCAACAACAACAGTTGGCTCAGTTGGAACAGCAAAAACGTCTAGTTGACCAGGTGCTTTTGGAAGACGAAAAACTGGAACAGTTGATCGACCGTGTTCGTTCTCTGATTCAGGATGGTAAGCACGGAAACAGTGATGCTTATGAAGAGGCAGAAGCCGTTTCTCGCGTTGCCGTGGATATGGAACCTGGAAACGGGCCCGCGACTGCGGCTCTGTTTACTTCAGAAGCAGCCGGACAGCTGGATAAAGTATTCCGGATGCGTTCCTTGCGAGCTGACCGCTTCCTGGAAACGCTTTACCAGGTTGAATTGTCACACGTACCGTTTCCCGATGAACCTCCTATTCGATGGCCGGCTGCACCTGTCTGGACCGCATTAACAGAACGCCGCAAGCAATGGGCCGCTGTCGACTTGCATCGTAACAGTCCAGCCGAGCAGCGTATCTTTGAAGAGTTACAGAAAGAAACAGAAGCGAACTTCCCGGATATCCCACTTTCAGAAGTAATGACTTACTTTGCAGAATTGCATAACATTACGATTCTGATCAACTCAAACGATCTAGGGGAAGAAGGTTTGACACCGGATGAACCTGTCAACGTTTCCTTGAGTGGGATCAAACTGAAGAGTGCGTTGAATATTATTTTGAAGCCGATCGGTTTGACTTACGTCATCGAAGACGAAGTGATGAAAATCACAACGATTCTTAAAGCGGACGAAATTTACAGCACTCGTGTTTATCCTGTAGCTGACCTTGTGATTTCCGTATCTGCCCAACAGTCATCAGTCGGAAGCAGCCAGGGTGGCTTTGGTGGACAGCAAGGTGGTATTGGTGGCCAACAGGGCGGCGGCGGCTTTGGCGGCGGTGGTCAGGGTGGCTTCGGCGGCGGTGGTCAAGGTGGTGGCGGTCAAGGTTTCTTTAATATCGCACCAGAATTCTTGATGATGAATGGAGCCAACGCTCAACAGAAACAGCCTGCTGTGAAAAAAGTGCAGGCGAAAGCTGATAAAAAAGTGATCAAGCCGATCAACGATCCGGAAATGAAATCCATTCTGGACGACATTCTGGGAGAGGCTGATTCCAAAGAATCAAAAGCGCAATTTCAGGTCGAAGACAATCCGTTTCGATTTGATAATCGCACGATTGAACAACTCAAAAAAAAACCGGAAACCGCAAAGTAG
- a CDS encoding YfaP family protein has protein sequence MPGQSKLTARSRSQGKGSVSVKGKPEKKNDFKAPLTNNIKDPTAFWSDYFSKRKPDPALVNDLIFNLHQAGKHEHVIAAINAALIHNQSQPWMYDVLALSMEIVGRPKQEIQRVLLSRIDFSATDVPSMVYSAAYLSRFNADQQALQLYQQASKLQPARPEPYVMGLRLAEKLQDTEAILWAATGILTHVWVKDYQLLHKKALNALADLEQSFNQSGRKAEAARVVSARKQALEQDLKLELTWNGDGDLDLIVEEPQGTVCSFETPLTAGGGVLLKDGYGPKQENCKEEYLCANGFPGTYVVRVRYVSGNIVGQRARLKVTRYRGSKHPMVQSRIVPLAKEDQLIPIDLSKGRRNKKSEVVRPAPNSQKTSQFQNRMQLRQPLSKGARSALKDFRVSRQVGFSTGRQTPFVTGTQNVGGVANQPVISVIPEGISLSGSAVVSPDRRYVRLSLSPQFTNVTEIFTFSFLQP, from the coding sequence GTGCCCGGACAATCTAAATTAACAGCACGGAGCCGTTCCCAAGGGAAAGGCTCCGTTTCTGTTAAAGGCAAGCCTGAAAAGAAAAACGATTTCAAGGCCCCGCTGACCAATAATATCAAAGATCCGACAGCGTTCTGGAGCGATTATTTTTCCAAACGGAAACCAGATCCCGCGCTTGTCAACGATTTGATTTTCAATTTACATCAGGCGGGCAAGCACGAGCATGTGATTGCCGCCATCAATGCGGCTTTGATTCACAATCAGTCACAACCCTGGATGTATGATGTGCTGGCTTTGTCGATGGAAATCGTCGGACGTCCTAAACAGGAAATTCAGCGCGTCTTACTTTCACGCATCGATTTTTCCGCCACGGATGTTCCGAGCATGGTTTATTCGGCGGCTTACCTCTCTCGATTTAATGCCGATCAACAGGCACTGCAGTTGTATCAGCAGGCTTCAAAGCTTCAGCCTGCCAGACCTGAGCCTTATGTCATGGGGTTACGATTGGCAGAGAAACTGCAGGATACAGAAGCGATTCTGTGGGCAGCGACGGGCATCTTGACTCACGTGTGGGTGAAAGATTATCAGTTATTGCACAAAAAAGCGTTGAATGCGCTGGCCGATCTGGAGCAGTCATTCAATCAGTCAGGGCGAAAGGCCGAAGCAGCACGAGTCGTCTCCGCCAGAAAACAGGCTTTGGAGCAAGACTTAAAACTGGAACTAACCTGGAACGGGGATGGTGATCTGGACTTGATTGTAGAAGAACCCCAGGGAACCGTCTGTTCGTTTGAGACACCATTAACCGCAGGAGGCGGCGTATTACTGAAGGACGGCTATGGTCCCAAACAGGAAAATTGCAAAGAAGAATATCTGTGTGCAAACGGTTTTCCAGGCACCTATGTTGTTCGCGTGCGATATGTCTCGGGAAACATTGTCGGCCAGCGGGCTCGCCTCAAAGTAACACGCTATCGGGGATCAAAACATCCGATGGTGCAATCGAGGATTGTTCCTTTGGCCAAAGAAGATCAGTTAATCCCCATTGATCTTTCGAAAGGACGACGAAATAAAAAATCCGAGGTTGTACGACCCGCACCCAACTCGCAAAAAACGAGTCAGTTTCAAAATCGAATGCAGTTGCGTCAACCACTTTCAAAAGGTGCGCGGTCGGCACTCAAAGATTTTCGAGTGTCTCGACAAGTAGGGTTTTCAACTGGCCGACAGACGCCGTTTGTTACTGGAACCCAGAATGTGGGGGGCGTTGCCAATCAACCTGTGATTAGTGTTATTCCAGAAGGGATCAGCCTCTCGGGCTCGGCAGTCGTCTCGCCTGACCGCAGATATGTGCGGTTGTCTTTGTCACCTCAATTTACGAATGTGACGGAGATCTTTACATTCAGCTTTTTGCAGCCTTAA
- the tsaD gene encoding tRNA (adenosine(37)-N6)-threonylcarbamoyltransferase complex transferase subunit TsaD: MNQPEEYLLAIESSCDETAAAVITRDMRILSNVVSSQTDLHKKFGGVVPEIASRAHLERILPVIDDALKQAGITLNQLTAIAVATEPGLVGSLLIGLTAAKTLAMTLDLPLIAVNHIEGHLFACQMQETRPLFPAIGLVVSGGHTNLYHCSESFEFKLIGATIDDAAGEAFDKVAKILGLPYPGGPSIQKTAAQGNPKAFPFPRTFLKDPELRFSFSGLKTAVLYAALGNPGAKQQPPPLTEDRIADLAASFQETVVDVLVGKCRQALEQHHYSTLCVGGGVAANALLRERLAEMTDKAGAYFSIAPPDLCTDNAAMAAIAWHHLDQGRVASLDLDVTPGLVR, encoded by the coding sequence ATGAACCAACCTGAAGAATACCTGCTGGCAATCGAATCTTCGTGTGATGAAACAGCGGCAGCCGTCATCACACGTGATATGCGCATCCTTTCCAATGTCGTCTCATCACAAACCGATTTGCACAAAAAATTTGGAGGTGTTGTTCCGGAGATTGCTTCTCGTGCGCACCTCGAACGCATTCTGCCGGTTATTGATGATGCTCTAAAACAGGCGGGCATCACGTTAAATCAGTTAACAGCAATTGCGGTCGCAACAGAACCAGGCCTGGTCGGCTCGCTGCTTATCGGTTTAACCGCAGCCAAAACCCTGGCCATGACGCTCGACCTGCCTTTAATTGCCGTCAATCATATTGAAGGGCATCTGTTTGCCTGCCAGATGCAGGAAACCCGCCCCTTGTTCCCGGCGATCGGGCTTGTTGTGAGTGGCGGACACACGAACTTGTATCATTGTTCCGAATCATTCGAGTTCAAATTGATCGGCGCCACCATTGATGACGCTGCCGGCGAAGCTTTCGACAAAGTCGCCAAAATATTGGGGCTTCCTTACCCTGGTGGCCCTTCTATCCAGAAAACGGCGGCCCAGGGAAACCCAAAAGCCTTTCCCTTCCCACGTACGTTTCTGAAAGATCCAGAACTACGTTTCAGCTTTAGCGGCCTGAAAACCGCGGTACTGTATGCCGCTCTCGGCAATCCGGGCGCAAAACAGCAACCACCACCACTCACCGAAGACCGCATCGCAGATCTCGCGGCCAGCTTTCAGGAAACCGTCGTGGATGTGCTGGTTGGAAAATGTCGGCAGGCACTCGAACAGCATCATTATTCCACACTCTGTGTCGGCGGAGGGGTTGCTGCGAATGCTCTTTTACGCGAACGCTTAGCGGAAATGACCGACAAAGCAGGCGCTTATTTCAGTATCGCCCCTCCCGACTTATGCACCGATAATGCCGCGATGGCGGCGATCGCCTGGCATCACCTGGATCAGGGGCGGGTTGCTTCGCTTGATCTCGATGTAACTCCGGGGCTGGTTCGCTGA
- a CDS encoding S41 family peptidase, which yields MQKFRLISSLFILTLMISAPLTQSIYADEQEKDDDYYQMMKLFADTYEQIERNYVKDIDRRVLLEAAIRGMVKELDQYSNYISPKDLSRFNQVVEQEFGGIGIQVHIDDDNGRLTVMTPLPGTPAYKAGIRAGDIIDSIEGKTTKGFTLPQAIKILKGRAGEKVNMSVIHKGTKKAEPLTIKREIIHVATVLGDTYKSDDSWDFMLNKKDKIGYIRLTHFSRHSSEELREAIEDLKKQGMKGLVLDLRFNPGGLLSQATEISDMFIESGKIVSTKGRNSRNRKWEATKEGTYSGFPMAIIVNRYSASASEILSACLQDHKRAVIVGERTWGKGSVQNVIELEEGDSALKLTTASYHRPSGKNIHRFPGAKDSDVWGVTPDENYRLRLTDDELEALGVYRRSRDILDHSAKLDDEFKDKQLELALKYIKDSLSGKIKPTDKEAANKEEAKKPEKKPAEKDAKPAKKAAGLPQPAKEKLVIKIT from the coding sequence ATGCAAAAATTCCGCTTGATCAGTTCGTTATTCATACTCACTCTGATGATTTCCGCACCGCTCACTCAATCGATCTATGCGGATGAACAAGAAAAAGATGATGACTACTACCAGATGATGAAACTGTTCGCAGATACCTACGAACAGATTGAACGGAATTATGTAAAAGACATTGATCGGCGGGTGTTACTCGAAGCAGCGATTCGGGGCATGGTCAAAGAACTGGACCAATACTCAAACTACATCAGTCCGAAAGATCTCTCCCGTTTTAACCAGGTTGTGGAACAGGAATTCGGAGGCATCGGAATTCAGGTTCATATCGACGACGATAACGGCAGATTGACCGTAATGACGCCACTGCCAGGGACGCCCGCTTATAAAGCAGGAATTCGGGCCGGTGATATCATTGATTCGATTGAAGGCAAAACAACCAAAGGCTTCACCCTCCCGCAGGCAATTAAAATACTCAAAGGCCGGGCCGGTGAAAAAGTCAATATGTCAGTGATTCATAAAGGGACCAAAAAGGCAGAGCCGCTGACCATCAAACGTGAAATCATCCACGTTGCCACCGTTCTGGGAGACACATACAAGTCCGACGATTCCTGGGACTTCATGCTCAATAAAAAAGACAAGATCGGCTATATTCGGCTGACACACTTCAGTCGTCATAGTTCTGAAGAATTGCGGGAAGCAATTGAGGATCTGAAAAAACAGGGCATGAAAGGCCTGGTGCTCGATTTAAGATTCAATCCGGGTGGCTTACTTTCTCAAGCCACAGAAATTTCTGATATGTTTATTGAGTCGGGAAAAATCGTCAGCACCAAAGGTCGCAACAGTCGCAACCGAAAATGGGAAGCCACCAAAGAAGGCACCTATTCCGGCTTTCCTATGGCAATCATCGTCAACCGCTACTCCGCTTCTGCCAGCGAAATTCTGTCTGCCTGCCTGCAGGACCATAAACGGGCTGTCATTGTCGGCGAACGGACCTGGGGAAAAGGTAGCGTCCAGAATGTAATTGAGCTGGAAGAAGGCGATAGTGCCTTAAAGCTGACCACCGCCAGCTACCATCGTCCCAGTGGAAAAAATATCCACCGTTTCCCGGGCGCCAAGGATAGCGATGTCTGGGGTGTGACCCCCGATGAAAACTACCGGTTACGTCTGACCGATGATGAACTGGAAGCATTGGGTGTCTATCGCCGCAGTCGTGACATTCTGGACCATAGTGCCAAGCTCGACGATGAGTTTAAAGACAAACAACTCGAACTGGCATTGAAGTACATTAAAGACTCATTAAGCGGCAAAATTAAGCCGACCGATAAAGAAGCAGCAAACAAAGAGGAAGCGAAGAAACCGGAAAAAAAACCGGCAGAAAAAGACGCTAAGCCAGCCAAAAAAGCAGCCGGTCTTCCTCAGCCCGCGAAAGAAAAACTTGTCATAAAAATAACCTGA